The following are encoded in a window of Clostridia bacterium genomic DNA:
- the rpsP gene encoding 30S ribosomal protein S16 — MAVKMRMTRLGSNKTPFYRVVVTDSRTARDGAYIDLLGTYDPLKNPAEIKLDEEKVKLWLAKGVTPSDTVRDLLVKQGLLASKKVTKD, encoded by the coding sequence ATGGCAGTTAAAATGAGAATGACAAGACTAGGAAGCAACAAGACACCCTTTTACCGTGTGGTAGTGACAGACTCACGCACAGCAAGAGATGGCGCATATATCGATTTACTCGGTACTTATGATCCTCTTAAAAATCCAGCCGAAATTAAGCTTGACGAAGAAAAAGTTAAACTTTGGCTTGCTAAGGGCGTTACGCCTTCGGACACAGTAAGAGATTTACTTGTAAAGCAAGGCTTATTAGCTTCTAA